The Engraulis encrasicolus isolate BLACKSEA-1 chromosome 24, IST_EnEncr_1.0, whole genome shotgun sequence DNA window tgtgtattaggtctctgtgtatttgtactaggctttgtgtatgttttgtatttgtgtatctatgtaagatgtcagacaccttaatttccctctggattaataaaagtactttactctactctacatccattcacaaatttgatcattttcattAAGTTAAATTATGTTAATATGTACTGGTCTCACCAAAATTTGTTTTGCGCATGGATTGTATATCTAATATATAATCAATGATTTTACTGCTAAACATGTCTATGATTGGTAGTGTTGGGCGGATTTATAATGAATCAGAATGAATAATTAGAACAGTTATAAATTGATGATGGTGGTATGTCCACGAAAAAGACACAGTAATAAATACTGAAATTAAATGCTGAAAAATACACCCCATAGACCTTTAAGTCAGACCTTTTAAGGGCACCACATTCACCTGTTTTCCCAGGGACTCTGGAGCTTAAACACATATAACCTGACAACACAGTATGTTACAAATATGTGTTCCATCAGCGGGTTTGACAATGACAAGATGCCTGATTGTAATGTTCAATGTCCAACGCAAACCGTGTTTTGTAGACACAGCCTACCTAGTGACCAAGAGTGGTTCTGTACAGGTCATGCACTGACTGTCTACTAAGAACCAAGAAAAAAACAGTAAGTTCAGCAAGAGAACAGACACTCACTTGCAAAATGTGTCGCTCTACCTGGAAACCTTGGAAGAGGCTGTTGTTTCCCAAAGTGATGGGCAGCACAGACGGAGAGGTTTCTATTTTTCTCAGTGACTGGACACCTGGAAAGGCATGATAAGACGAGAAGTGTGTGAAAATAGATATTCAACAACTTATTTGAAAGCGTATTAAAAGCTGAATAAACACATTCCCGAGTGAATCACAACTGCGCAATCAACGAATGACAGTTGTTGGTAAGATTAGTAATCACACCACCCTGATGTTAGCAGACATGCTAGGTCAAACATCTGCTAGTCATTGCTGCTCAAGACGGACACAGCAGTAGCTCTCTCTATTGTCGATCTTAACCTTGTCATATGGCACTCTAAGGACTTGAGCGTGTCCTTACTACGTATACTATTTTAGTTTACTATCTGAAATTATATGTTACTGACCGTGACCGTAATAATTTCAAGAGACTCCATCTTACGGTCGCCGCCATTTTAATTGTTTTGGAATTCAGGACCCAAACGCCAGACTATTCTACCTGCACATGCCCTCCAAAAACATGGCCAAAACGTTATGAATGACCTCAGATATGTTAAATTACACATATGTATTCCACTGAACgtattagtaaaaaaaaaacgtcccaCATCATTGTTAAAGCTATGCCGTGCTCCTcgctcagtgtttttttttattaaggcATCTGCATGGACACCTATTCATGCCCCATGTGAGTTTTACATTGTAACTAATTTTAAATTAGGAAATCACACAAATTACAAAGGCGcgtcaacaacaaaaaagagatcTGTATGCTCAGACATGTTTTGATGTGGACATCTTAACTGTGGTTGAGTAAGGGAGTTGAGAAACACCAGGTTGGTGATGTGAGGTGAGAGATTTGTTTTATGTTGGAGATGTGAGATGTGCCAATGGCACAGCCTATTAACTTTTTGATGAAAACTGACTCCACAGAAAACTAAACTAGTCATGTGTTTTTTATTCAGCCATATTATTTTCATGGTTTACAGTAAACACATTGTTATCATTTAAATTTTTATAATGTTAATATTTTAATTAGAAGGTAATATCACTCCAAACAAGATGAAGTTGTTGGGTGCTAGCACTGCACTGACATCTGAAATAGGTCTAGACAGAGACTACAGTCAAGGGAAACAGAAGTAGCCTTTTCCTGACAGGAGGTGTAGAACTTGATTGGCTTTGTTGTGTTGGCATAAAGCAAACATGATAAGATTCTGAATGACCCACCCATGCTTCCTTGTGAATGTTCTCTAACAGGACAGGAAGGCACCCTGCAAGGAGTGGCTTAGGACCGCACTGAACGTTAAAGCTGCCCTAGCCCACAAAGCAAAAAGAATGCTGCTTTACTGGGAGAAGAAGCAAGTCTGTCCACTTCCATGTGCTGTTCATCCAGACATGTATGACATGGGACATATTTGATTGGGGCGTAGCAGTGGTGTCAAGTGAGGCAGTGAAATGACTTGAGTGGAGGAATTCAAAAGTCCAAGTCCGAAACTTTAAGATAAACAGACTTTTGTGGCCTCTCTTTCACAACTCAAGACATGCTGTTCTGGATTATTCTCCCAATCACACTctcctctgtctcattttttggATCATGGACAGTGTAAGTGaaccttttatttattttgtctgTTTGTAAGATTTGAACCATGTAGGGCTAATACACCTGTCTTGTAGTTGTAATGCCTGTGATTGTGCCACTGGAAATAAGTTGTTGTAAATGGGTATTGTCTGGGTAAAAAGTACACTGAACATATTAATGTGTCATTGGTGGGGTGAATATCAATTACAATCTAAGCTTACATTGCGGCAGGGCAGGGCAATGTGTGAATGAAGGACAGGGCATCACATAGCCTATTCATAAGGGGAAATAACACATTTAATCCTAACCCTTTTTCTTGCCAATCATCCCAgtgcattttgaatttttttaaaGACAGTTTCACTTTCCTGGCAATACTTCAACATTTtaaattcattaaaatgtgaCAGTTTCACTATTTTGGGCCCTCATTTTAAACTATCATATGTTCAAAAGTTTTGCGTATAAAACAGGTTGTACAGTTGGCCATTAAGCCAAAATAACTTTGACCTTATGTGATGTAACATCCCTTAGCATACAATTGACATGGGAGAAGGGTGTAAGTATACATATCTATGAATGAGAACAATACTCCACCAAaagctatctgtgtgtgtacacatcctTGGACAACATCAATTGAGTTCCTGGTTATTTATTAAACCAACAGTGCCACCAGTAGCATAGCAGTATGTTAATTGGAGAACGTCTATGATCAAGACTATGGCCATAGGAATGATTTATACAACAGTCTTTGTGTTTACTAAAATATGTATTTCATGATCATAGATATGAAGTGTTTTGTGCTTTTGAAAATGTGACCTTTCAGATATGCGCTGGCGCTACAAAATGGACACGTTTGTTCACTTCAAAACTGGTGAGAGTCACATTTAAAATGCTTACTATACAGAAACATAATAATTCTTGTTGTACGGTACATTCAAAATGCTTCCTATACAGAAACATAATAGTTCTTGTTGTACGGTACACAACTTATTTAACTTCATGTGTGTAGGGACTACAGGAACTCATGCCAGACCAACGACTCAGAAAGATGCTGTACAACATACAATGTCCCCACGATAAGGTAAAGGATTATTATATCCTGGACTGAAAAACATCTTTTTTCAGAAGCCCTTATCTTTACCTGTGATACACAAAGTGTAGCACTTCTTGTTTGATGGACAAACCATTGCTAACGACGAACTGAAACCTgcttcagcttctgtaaatattGTGACTTCCCTGAAATCTTTCATCGCCTAACATAACAGTTTTTCCTTTCCCTCCTTCAGCTGGAGTGGTACTAATGCTCCGGAAAACTCCCTGTTCTCAGCCACCATTAACGCAGGAGCGTTCTTGTGTGAGTGTATAATATCCTTCAATAGTCCAGTGGTTAAATGCCTCTGTTTAAGACTACAACATGTTTGCTTTATAGTGTAATCAGCTATGGCTCACAGGTCAGCTGAGTAAGTGGCTCGTTTTGTGTTTTATTCTCTCCTGTGTTGGTGGTGTAACTTACTGATTTTGTTTTTTCGTTCTGTCCTGTAGTTTTGGTGTTTTGTATTTTCCACCATGCCCACATCCTGGACAGGAACATGGGCCAGGCCCTGCTCAGTAAATTTGCTCTGGTCTTTGGCTGCGTGGCGTCTGTCGGGGCCTTCATGGCAGGCAACTGCAACGTAAGTGCTGCTGACCAAACTATGGTCACACCCTAAATAAATACAGTCAAGACATGCACGGTACACATTGCAGTAATAGGGCCAGAACGAAGGGAAATGGCTTATAATGTAAAAAGGGTGTTTTTTAAACGTCAATGTAAATAACGCTAATTTGTACAGGAAGACAAAGGAACAACAAAAGACTGGGGAATGTCCATGTCAGTAAGCAACATACTTCATTCAGTATGTAACCTCTTTAGCAAGTGGTAAACCTTCTAATCAGGGGTCTTGCTGCTTTATCCTTCAAGTAAAATGAAGTGCTGATTTGATTCAACTTATCTGGTATATGTACTTGGAATTGGCCTTCACACAGTCCCAACAAGTTATGGTGTACTGTAAAACTACCATTGCTTGACATGCTACAGTGCTTGCCAGCCACCTTGTCTTGACCTGACAGGTCTACAATGTTATCAGCGTCTGTGACGTAACCCTATCAGCAGGGCGTCTATACTGTAACTTTATGTTCCTGTCGTGTGCTCCACAGCCTGCTGAGGTCCGGTTGCTGCATTACCTGGGCGCCGCCATcagctttgtgtgtctgtgcttctaCTGCGTTCTCCTGACCTCCCTTACCTCTAGATGCCTTCTGACCGGATTGGAGCGCTACCTCTATCCACTGCGGATTGTATTGGCAACCATCCAGATTTCAGTCACCATCCTCTGTATCCTTTCACAAAAAAAGCACAAATGTCTCAGTCACTTGCACCATACATTTAcctgaagaaaagaggaggaaacgTTAAATTCATTTCAGTTCATCGATGCAGAAAATGTAGGAAAATTTTAGATGCCATTGATCCAGGCTTAAGTAGACACAAGTCCTACTTTTTCAGGCAGCTGGATTTATGAGATTACATTGGAGATTTAGAGTTGACATTAGCTGAAATGTATCCAACTGGTGTGTTTTAACTAagaccacctgggaaactccaactcccattgtcattgtgacagcactccacagcacacaactgcacactgcacaaaacgaaattgcatttatgcctcactcatgaaagggggcagcccccaatggcgccccaagtgagtagtgcggcgggacggttccatgctctcagggtacctcagtcatggaggaggatggggcagagcacttgttaattactccccccaccaacctggcgggtcgggagtcgaaccgcttAAGTCATTAATCAGAACTTCTTTACATAGTAAAAAATCTGAGAGCACAAACCATCAAGTATTGTAATGTCAGAACTGATGTCTTTGCCCTTAACGTGTGTTTCATCAGATTGTATATTTTTTGTGCAAAAGGATTACTTTTACAGGCACATATCTGCTATTTTCGAGTGGACGCTGAGTGTGAATATCGAAGTGTTTGAGCTGAGCTACGTGGTGgagttcttctttttctcctcatcaATGTTGACTACACTCTTGGAGAGACGTGACGAGGAAAAGCCACTCATCTTGTCCTGATAACCAGACCCTGAATAGGAGCACCTGTTTCCGTTAATCTTTTTTACTTTCCACACACGCGTACAGATGAATGGATTAAGAACTGCAGAACAACTGACAGAATGTCTTCCAGATGTTTGCCTGCTGGGTCTTGAGAGGTGCTTAACGGCTTCCCTTTTGAGGACATCTCGCCTTTGGGCATTACCAACATCAGAGcagcttttaattttgtaaaagTGGACTTTGATACAAATATTTATGAGGATTCTGCTTGGTGCACTCTTGGAAACCCTCATCCATAACGTCACATCATAAGCAGATCAACTTGACGTGGATGGAGTGCTTTTAAAACtagaagtaggcctaattcatgtttttttctcaAGAACGGTCATGAAATGCTACAATTACACGTCACTGTTTTATTATCACTGCCGCCATGTTGTATGAATGTTTTAAATCACAGGATGATTCGGAGCAGGACTAAGTTGTTCGCTTATGGTTTTAAAACCAAGCAAACTGTCTGACGGTGGAATATGGTTTTGTTAAGTTAGATGTCAACATGTACAAGACATGAGGATTCTGCTGGGCAGAGAGCAATTTCTTAGCGTGGAGAACTTTTCCACATTTTTGTTGCACTTTCATAAGCAATTTGATCAACTTCTTTGTAGGTGTCTTCATTCTTATCAAATACTTTCAGTCTTATACTTGAAGTAGTTTGAATCTGGCTTTAGGAGTGACtgatattttggtaacactttacttgacgccggcgtcatacgtatgacataacggtgtcataacattacagtgtcataacataatGCAgtaatgaatgtgtcataaacattatgtcaatgtcataaatcaTAAATGTCAAAATAAATTGTCTTTAAATGAAATtcagttatgacaaagacaggcctaacaatgtcaacttttcatgttcATGACATtgtcattatgtttatgactttcatgacactgttatgacactgttatgtcatacgtatgacgccggtgtcaagtaaagtgttaccgatatttgTATTACACTTGGTACAACACCCTTGTTTGCAATTTGTACATGGTCCTCTTTGTCACTCATTCATTATTATGTAATCATGCACTTGTAGGACAGAGATGGAGGTTTGCATTTAAAACAAGTATATGAACTACATTTGTCCATCACAAGTGGTTTGTTTGGAACATCTTGGTGTCTGTTTTTGTCCGCAATATATGGTCATGTCATTTTGGATGCTAAAAGATGTGGTAACTACATGTGTCAGACTACAACTAAGTTGTCTTCTGTGTGTACTTGTAAATTGGAGGCGATTGTTCACACACCATTGTTTTACGTCAGTGGTGTCAGAGGAGCATGTCTTTCAGCGTATTACACAGGTTTTGCAGCATATTTCTATTGTTCAGAAGGGTTCCTGGAAAGAGGAGTGTCAATGACTTCAGCAAGGGGCAAAATCTTGACACGTCAGTTGTACAGGTGTGTGGCAAGCGGCAGGTTTCGCAACGTTCCAACTTGATTTCCAATTGGGTATTCCAAGAAGGTGGTTCTGTAGCAAACAAGGTTTAGTTAATCTGGAAGTAGTAGTGAATCAGATAATAAAACACCATTGTGTCCTCGTTTTCATACCTAAAACTAGGCCGACAGACTCTAGCcggtgtaggcctacaacttacTATAGATCACTCAGGGGTGTCAATCATTGAAAGTGGCCCAGTATGTCAAAGGGATGAAGTCACAGTGCCTTGCGGGCCATACTCAAAATTGTGCATGCAGATTccatacttaaaggtgcactgcgtaggatggtggccagtgtaggtattgcaactatgctgttcattgaaactgtattgtctactgtcaaatttgaccttttcatcaatatttacaaaataatgtaCTAATATTTGTTGCAGCTAAatatgtctatatctggaaattcaaaatggcagacaatggagaagatcccccttttcgtgtattaGAAGTGTGATTTTCAgttttaatgaatactttgactttgatggtggtggtcagtattcatgaaaaaggtaacgtgtgaataggcagcatgaattctggaaatgaactacaaataaatatattacacagtgcacctttaaaggttaATTTCACAAACACTAATCcccagcatgtaggcctatggtagttcaaatgtgcccgCACATTCTGTTGTGAGATGTTTCACTGCACTGGAACCTATATGGCACAGAAAAGAAGTCATACTATTCTAATGGTCAATATGGGCCAACGGTAGTACACAGTAGAAATTATCTTGTGGGCCAAGTAAAATGTCATCCCGGTTGACATCCCTGCTGTAGGCTAGGTTAAGCAGGTTCTGGGAATACCTCCCAAATCAGGCAGTTAGAATGATTTCAGCCCTCACCAATTTATACAGTACACCATCTGTGAAAAGTCCTTGGGCTGCTTTTAAACACAACTCAAAATGAGACCCTGGTGACATGACAGCATACAGGGTGCTCCTTCAACCATGCCCTGGAGTCTTTACATGTGCAGGGCGTCCACCGTTGGCTGGTATTTGAACAGGGACAGGTGCGTGACACTGAAAAGAGGGAGtggatttttttctctccaacTTAATACCCGTCATCACAATAGCTTCTTGTTGACTTAACTACCTGCAAAGTTTTGTTGCGTACATAAGGACATCACCTAGACCGCAATCGAATTTCTTTGAACACGTCAACAAGTAACAAGTCATATGGGCAGAGCAAATAATGCAATGTGTTCCCAAGTAGGTTTAGTCATAAGGCTGTAGTTGCAGGTGGTGAACCTTTTAATAGACCAAGTCCCTTGTTCATGTAAAATATAGACACAGTAGTAGGCCTAACGGAGTCGTTTCATTTGtcatttgtaattttacttttacttgagaacattgacatgtaTTTTGTGTTAATTGAATTCAAGTGGAAAGCTTATctttaaaagtaactaagttacTTGTACAAAAAGGTACATTTCtttaaagtactttaaaatgtgTACAAGTGGATTTTTGGGCACATGCTTTATGAAGTAGGATTTAACAAAGTTAAGATATGTTAATTTAATTACAAATTTTCAGTACCTTTCCACTTCTGGTTGGTACACAATATAGTGTAGATACCTCAAACCATACAGCAAGAACATGCATTGTGTCAGAGTAAACAAACCACATGACACAGATGTTAATGCAAAGCACTTAATCTTTACTTGAAAGAAGGTAATATACATCCTGGAATTACAGATAAAAGATACAATATGAGCAAAATCATTTCACAATGAGTAGCCTCTCTTCATTCGCACTTATCCTCAAAATATAGCGAAcgtgaaaaaaaatgtctacagTATTAttaggaaggaaaaaaaacaagtggaAAGCACACCTAAAAAGCAAGGGTGACCAAGGTTACTGTAAAATAttttgtaaaaaaagaaaaaaaaaagtttctacaTTAAGCAATAGTCCACATTTCtaccttttttttcaaaatggaacaaaatgaaggagaaaagtttttttctatttttttattattattattttgtggtCTTCCTCCCACTAAATAGCTCAACTGCAATGCATATATCATAAATAGGTGTAGGTGGGGAAACACAAGAATTCAAAACATTTCTACAAGCAATTCCATTTTTTCTCTTTTAAGGAATTTCAGCATGGCTGAAACAATAGGTGGTCTCTCCAGGCAAAAATACCAAACATGGAGAGAGAAGAAACTCAGGCTAACTTTTACAAACCATTTAAGTATAGTCAGTCTGTAGGCGCATCTGCAAATTATGCCCATGCCAAACGCCTTCCAAAAAGCGATTCCGTGTTAAAACTACTGAGTGGCCCTCGAAACTTCCCGGTGGGGTGGACAGAGGAACGCTGCCGTTATGCCTTCTGATTGTAAACTCAAAGAGGTGACAACACTTGTAACACTTTGTAACATGAAGcacaagagagggagaagaacgaGAGGTTTAACTCAAGATGGTCTCTGGTTTTTAAGATGAATACAGTAACTTCTTTCGGTTGTGATGTGTGGTATTGGTTTTGTTTAGTTtaaacaaactgaaaaaaaagaaaacagtaacATCTAAGCCCACATCCAATACTGGTTAATCCTTCAAAACACTAGGCAAAGTAGCATCTGCTCAATTAGCCTAAGTACAGAAGGATACAGCCAAAGGTTTATATGTTAACTATTATGCCCCCGCCCTCTCTTGCTCGTTCTGTTAAAAAAGGAAGGACACTACAGTAGTTGACAACTCAAGTTATTAAATGTGATGCAAACTGGTAATTTCGTAAACCTACAACAATCTGAATGAATCATCTTCAAACTGAATACATGTTCTTCGTTGTGGATCCACTTTTGCTAGAGGTGTCGTCGTGCGACTGGTAGCCGATGAGAGTTTTGATGGGAAGGCTCAAACGCTCTTTGTAATTTTGCCTGGAAGAAGACAATAGCATTGGTTATTGTATGACTATGGTACGCGTTGGAGAAAAAAGAATGTTCCCGAAAATCCCCTTTACCAA harbors:
- the si:dkey-228d14.5 gene encoding transmembrane protein 150A, with amino-acid sequence MLFWIILPITLSSVSFFGSWTVYALALQNGHVCSLQNWDYRNSCQTNDSERCCTTYNVPTISWSGTNAPENSLFSATINAGAFLFLVFCIFHHAHILDRNMGQALLSKFALVFGCVASVGAFMAGNCNPAEVRLLHYLGAAISFVCLCFYCVLLTSLTSRCLLTGLERYLYPLRIVLATIQISVTILYCIFFVQKDYFYRHISAIFEWTLSVNIEVFELSYVVEFFFFSSSMLTTLLERRDEEKPLILS